In Oceanobacillus sp. FSL K6-2867, one DNA window encodes the following:
- a CDS encoding CoA-disulfide reductase encodes MPPKIVIVGGVGGGATVAAQIRRNDKDSEIIIFDKGGYISFANCGIPYYLGDVVQHREDLLYPPVKFMKKYDVSVHTNTEVISISRSGKNIKYRRDGKVQEETYDKLILSPGASAVVPDLEGIRNNRTFTVKTIEDMDAIHTFIQQHTPKTAAVVGGGFIGLEMVENLHALGLNCTIIDRSSQVSKIVDDDMAAIVEEHLQDKGIELILNDGLKSFKNDGKALFLNSGKQLEADMTILAIGIKPNTDLAINAALELGSTGAISVNEYMQTTDPDIYALGDVVETKDLLTGSPRHIALAWLAHRQAAIIAAHLDGKHIPNRGNTGSSIMKVFDLTVAATGHNRQSLHQEGKQFESAVLASISHASYYPGSKEIWLKLFFHPETGLIYGANVVGYDGVDKRMAVLATAIKGNLTVRDLPELELGYAPPYSSSKDPINIIGYKAIDMLKE; translated from the coding sequence ATGCCACCTAAAATTGTGATTGTCGGCGGTGTTGGCGGCGGAGCTACCGTCGCCGCCCAAATCCGCAGAAACGATAAAGATTCCGAAATCATCATCTTTGATAAAGGTGGATACATTTCTTTCGCAAACTGCGGTATCCCTTATTATCTTGGCGATGTGGTTCAACACAGAGAGGATCTTCTGTATCCTCCTGTAAAATTTATGAAAAAATACGATGTTTCAGTTCATACGAATACGGAAGTCATTTCGATATCGCGCTCTGGTAAAAATATAAAATATCGGAGAGATGGCAAAGTGCAGGAGGAGACCTATGATAAACTAATTCTTTCTCCTGGTGCCTCTGCAGTTGTTCCGGACTTAGAGGGAATTCGGAATAATCGAACCTTTACTGTGAAAACGATTGAGGATATGGATGCTATCCATACATTCATCCAACAACACACACCAAAAACAGCTGCTGTAGTTGGCGGAGGATTTATTGGCTTAGAAATGGTTGAAAACCTGCATGCTCTAGGATTAAATTGCACCATCATCGATCGTTCCTCACAAGTAAGCAAAATCGTTGATGATGATATGGCAGCAATAGTTGAAGAACATTTACAGGATAAAGGAATTGAGCTCATTTTAAATGACGGCTTAAAGAGCTTTAAAAATGATGGTAAGGCATTATTTTTAAATAGTGGGAAACAACTGGAAGCTGATATGACGATTCTCGCTATCGGGATAAAACCGAATACCGATTTAGCCATCAACGCGGCACTTGAATTAGGAAGTACTGGTGCCATTTCTGTAAATGAATATATGCAGACAACAGATCCTGATATTTATGCATTAGGAGATGTCGTTGAAACAAAAGACTTATTAACCGGGTCTCCAAGGCATATCGCACTCGCTTGGCTCGCGCATCGTCAGGCGGCTATTATTGCTGCGCATTTGGATGGAAAGCATATTCCAAATCGCGGCAATACAGGTTCTTCCATTATGAAGGTATTTGATTTAACAGTCGCTGCAACTGGGCATAACCGACAGAGCTTGCACCAGGAAGGAAAACAATTTGAGAGTGCAGTCCTTGCATCCATTTCTCATGCCAGCTACTATCCAGGTTCAAAGGAAATTTGGTTAAAACTTTTCTTCCATCCAGAAACAGGTCTTATCTATGGGGCCAATGTTGTAGGGTATGATGGTGTTGATAAACGGATGGCTGTTTTGGCTACTGCCATCAAAGGAAATTTAACTGTACGTGATCTTCCAGAGCTTGAGCTCGGATATGCACCACCTTATTCCAGCTCAAAGGATCCAATCAATATTATTGGCTATAAAGCAATCGATATGCTTAAAGAGTAA
- a CDS encoding DNA-binding protein, which yields MTGILTTTVLTFILYIIIAVYFMIKNQKQQKRTAKAAGITFISLFIITAIIVYIFMPAITIPNMTIANLIVAFIGTLGLYGLTMSKPFSKASRPIDVVSSGIIVLAVIAVPAFFILGISVLDNSYESIKKEEMEEAKPLDKDATPIVVSPESARNKVQKAMSVVPNTQFYDLGKLQVQMVNDDIVFIAPVEFSGFWRYFRGKETEGYFTISATDINAQPKFIESKMKYTNSSYFQHNIQRTIYGAYPNYIQSGNAQIEVDEAGKPWYVQTLYKPIKFTNKPNMSELHVAVVDPVTSDVSLYTTTDAPDFIDGSISSEMASDQNDYFGKYVHGWLNSIFGKRDVKIPNESGTESNVTPIFDEQGNMHYFTDMSSPKENIDSALGYTLINARTGELVYYNGAKNNGIMDSKGAREIVDKEFPEKNWKGSMPILYNIDGNPTWVVNVLDPNGLFKQYAYIKAADSDFVVFGDTAKQTLDAYRIALAQDPSNVESTGESAGLESVSGEIERVVITTQSTGQLIQFLLTDDKTIYTMSSTKAPLAVFLQQGDLVELKANKLDNGTAIVEAIEIDGLQ from the coding sequence ATGACAGGAATATTAACAACTACGGTTCTTACTTTCATTCTTTATATCATAATTGCTGTTTACTTTATGATTAAAAATCAAAAGCAGCAGAAAAGGACAGCAAAAGCTGCTGGGATTACTTTTATCAGCCTTTTCATTATTACAGCAATCATTGTCTATATTTTCATGCCTGCCATTACCATTCCAAATATGACAATTGCAAACCTGATTGTCGCTTTCATTGGAACACTCGGTTTATATGGATTGACAATGAGCAAACCATTTTCAAAAGCAAGTCGCCCAATTGATGTGGTATCATCTGGAATTATTGTATTAGCAGTTATTGCAGTTCCGGCATTTTTTATCCTTGGCATTTCTGTTTTGGATAATAGCTATGAGTCCATTAAGAAAGAAGAAATGGAAGAAGCAAAACCACTCGATAAAGATGCAACACCAATTGTTGTATCACCAGAATCTGCACGCAACAAGGTACAAAAAGCAATGAGCGTTGTTCCAAACACACAGTTTTATGATTTAGGCAAATTACAAGTACAGATGGTAAACGACGATATCGTGTTCATTGCCCCAGTTGAATTTAGCGGTTTCTGGCGTTATTTCCGCGGTAAAGAAACAGAAGGTTATTTTACCATATCTGCGACAGATATCAATGCCCAGCCGAAATTTATCGAAAGTAAAATGAAATATACGAATTCGAGTTACTTCCAGCATAATATCCAGCGAACCATTTATGGAGCATACCCAAATTACATTCAAAGCGGCAATGCCCAAATCGAGGTAGATGAAGCAGGAAAGCCATGGTATGTTCAAACATTATATAAACCAATCAAATTCACAAATAAACCAAACATGTCCGAGCTGCATGTCGCAGTGGTTGACCCGGTAACGAGTGATGTATCGCTATACACGACAACAGATGCACCTGATTTTATTGATGGTTCCATCAGTTCCGAAATGGCTTCCGACCAAAATGATTACTTCGGGAAATATGTTCACGGCTGGCTGAACTCTATTTTTGGAAAACGAGATGTAAAAATACCAAATGAATCTGGTACGGAAAGTAATGTAACACCAATTTTTGATGAACAAGGAAACATGCATTATTTTACAGATATGTCCTCTCCTAAGGAGAATATTGATTCTGCTTTAGGCTACACATTGATCAATGCTCGCACAGGTGAATTAGTGTATTATAATGGCGCGAAAAATAACGGAATTATGGATAGTAAAGGTGCTAGAGAAATTGTTGATAAAGAATTCCCAGAGAAAAACTGGAAAGGTTCCATGCCGATTTTATATAATATCGACGGAAACCCAACTTGGGTAGTCAATGTACTGGACCCGAATGGTTTGTTTAAACAATATGCCTATATTAAAGCTGCAGATTCCGATTTTGTTGTTTTTGGGGATACTGCAAAACAGACTCTGGATGCTTATCGGATTGCGCTTGCACAAGACCCTAGTAATGTAGAATCCACCGGTGAATCTGCCGGGCTTGAAAGCGTCAGCGGGGAAATTGAACGTGTTGTGATTACTACCCAATCAACTGGACAATTGATTCAATTTTTATTAACGGATGACAAAACTATTTACACAATGAGCTCGACCAAGGCTCCTTTGGCAGTCTTTTTACAGCAAGGTGATCTTGTAGAGTTAAAAGCAAATAAATTGGATAACGGTACTGCCATCGTCGAAGCTATTGAAATCGATGGCCTGCAATAG
- a CDS encoding sodium-dependent transporter, which translates to MNKNKEQWSTKLGFILSSAGAAVGLGAIWKFPYMTGMNGGGAFFLLFIGFTIILGLPLLIGEFIIGRGSQKEAVSAYKTLAPKTPWSFIGQWGVAGAFILMAFYSVVGGWVLLYSLMSIPGQIIKENAIYPELFEIITGSPLVTILGLGLFVLINIIVVSLGITNGIEKSNKVLMPLLFIFFVILVIRSVTFEGAMEGIRFFLQPDFSKLNAENVLYALGQAFFSLAVGISVMVTYSSYLKKDVSLPASAGSVSIMNIFVSLLAGLAIFPVVFAFGLEPAEGPGLLFIVLPEVFAQMPFGELFLSLFLLLFLFAVLTSSFSMLEIITAAFTENKQRSRKKVAFIAGLLVFLAGIPSALSTNLLTDFTLFGLTVFDASDFLVSNIMLPGGCLFISLFIGFKLDKSLLRQEFSYGNQLPNGLFHIWFQIMRWLVPATIIIVFLSSLGIL; encoded by the coding sequence ATGAACAAAAACAAAGAACAATGGTCGACAAAGCTCGGCTTTATCCTATCTTCTGCTGGAGCGGCAGTCGGTCTTGGAGCAATCTGGAAATTTCCTTATATGACGGGAATGAATGGCGGGGGCGCCTTTTTTCTCCTGTTTATTGGCTTTACCATCATTCTTGGCCTTCCCCTTTTAATTGGAGAATTTATCATCGGAAGAGGGTCGCAAAAAGAAGCGGTCTCAGCTTACAAGACACTGGCACCAAAAACTCCTTGGTCATTTATTGGGCAGTGGGGCGTGGCGGGAGCATTCATTTTGATGGCATTTTACAGTGTCGTAGGAGGCTGGGTCCTTCTTTACAGTCTCATGTCTATACCTGGCCAAATCATTAAAGAAAATGCGATTTATCCCGAGCTATTTGAAATTATTACTGGCAGCCCGCTCGTGACGATTTTAGGTCTTGGATTATTTGTGCTCATTAATATTATTGTTGTATCTCTCGGAATTACAAATGGAATCGAGAAATCAAATAAGGTTCTAATGCCTTTACTTTTTATTTTCTTTGTAATTCTCGTGATTCGTTCCGTTACGTTTGAAGGAGCAATGGAAGGGATTCGCTTCTTCCTCCAGCCCGACTTTTCCAAGCTGAATGCAGAAAATGTCCTATATGCACTTGGGCAAGCATTCTTTTCCTTAGCAGTTGGAATCTCGGTAATGGTGACATATAGCTCTTACTTGAAAAAAGATGTCAGTTTACCGGCATCAGCTGGTTCGGTAAGTATTATGAATATTTTTGTTTCCCTACTCGCGGGATTAGCAATCTTTCCGGTTGTATTTGCCTTTGGTTTAGAGCCTGCAGAAGGTCCTGGACTACTGTTTATTGTACTTCCTGAAGTATTTGCACAAATGCCGTTCGGTGAATTGTTTTTAAGCTTATTTTTACTGTTGTTTTTATTCGCGGTACTGACATCGTCCTTCAGTATGCTGGAAATTATTACTGCAGCCTTTACAGAAAATAAACAGCGCTCAAGAAAGAAAGTTGCATTCATTGCCGGTTTACTCGTATTTCTAGCAGGCATTCCATCTGCACTATCCACCAATCTGCTTACGGATTTCACTTTATTCGGTTTAACCGTATTTGACGCAAGTGATTTCCTTGTAAGTAATATTATGCTGCCTGGTGGCTGTCTATTTATTTCATTGTTTATCGGCTTTAAATTGGATAAATCATTATTAAGGCAGGAATTTTCCTATGGAAACCAATTGCCAAATGGGTTGTTCCATATATGGTTTCAGATTATGCGCTGGTTAGTACCTGCTACAATTATTATTGTTTTTCTAAGCTCTTTAGGAATTTTATAA
- a CDS encoding ABC-F family ATP-binding cassette domain-containing protein: protein MLIIENLHKSYGDKVLFDDISCTIADNERIGLIGVNGTGKSSFLKVIAGIESPEKGNLKHAKDYRIEYLAQDPILDPNLTVIEQIYYGGSSIMKLMRAYEAALMKLQKDADNNSYQQELLRMQQKMDEAEAWEANTAAKTILTKLGITDFGKKVTELSGGQQKRVAIAKALIQPADLLILDEPTNHLDNETVEWLEKYLQSYKGSLLLVTHDRYFLNRVTNRIYELDKGNLYIYEGNYEMFLGKKAEREALEISNEQKHQNTLRRELEWLKRGAKARSTKQKARTERVEEMKKETFDTKKDHLAFQVGSSRLGKKVIELKSIGKAYDGKTLLRDFSYLVVPGERLGIIGANGSGKSTLLNIMANRVEPDEGEIEIGETVKIGYYTQGDEELDGNQRMIDYIKEIAEVIHTKDGQIITAEQMLERFLFSRAEQYNYIRKLSGGEKRRLYLLKVLMTEPNVLFLDEPTNDLDTQTLSVLEEYLDHFPGVVITVSHDRYFLDRVTERLLVFTGQGRTELFQGNYSAYLEQRQLETSTPHKAEKTIEKPKKQKKKLSYNDQREWEQIEDQIMELEEKAEALQQAIIDAGSDSEQVQKLYGEQQETEAALEKKLERWEELSMLIEEMENQ, encoded by the coding sequence ATGCTTATTATAGAAAATTTACATAAATCTTATGGTGATAAAGTTCTTTTTGATGACATCAGCTGTACAATTGCTGATAATGAGCGAATTGGATTGATTGGTGTCAATGGAACAGGAAAATCAAGCTTTTTGAAAGTGATTGCTGGGATAGAATCTCCGGAAAAAGGGAATTTGAAACATGCAAAAGATTACAGGATTGAGTACTTAGCGCAGGATCCAATCCTTGATCCAAATTTGACCGTGATAGAGCAGATATATTATGGTGGGTCTTCTATTATGAAGCTGATGCGTGCATATGAAGCAGCATTAATGAAGCTGCAGAAAGATGCGGATAATAACAGCTATCAACAGGAATTGCTAAGGATGCAGCAGAAAATGGATGAAGCAGAAGCATGGGAAGCGAACACGGCAGCTAAAACAATATTAACGAAGCTTGGAATAACGGATTTTGGCAAAAAAGTAACCGAGCTTTCGGGTGGACAACAAAAGCGTGTTGCTATTGCAAAGGCACTTATTCAGCCGGCTGACTTATTAATACTTGATGAGCCAACTAACCATTTGGATAATGAAACGGTAGAATGGCTTGAAAAGTATTTGCAATCCTATAAAGGCTCCTTGCTCCTTGTAACGCATGATCGATATTTCCTAAATCGGGTAACAAATCGGATTTATGAGCTGGATAAAGGGAATTTGTATATATACGAAGGAAACTATGAAATGTTTCTGGGGAAAAAAGCGGAGCGAGAAGCACTTGAAATAAGCAATGAGCAGAAGCATCAGAATACATTGCGACGCGAATTAGAATGGCTAAAACGGGGAGCGAAGGCAAGGTCAACGAAACAAAAGGCACGAACCGAAAGGGTCGAAGAAATGAAAAAGGAAACGTTTGATACGAAAAAGGATCATTTAGCGTTTCAAGTAGGTTCTTCGAGATTAGGTAAAAAGGTAATCGAGCTGAAATCTATTGGGAAGGCCTATGATGGTAAAACACTTTTGCGTGATTTCAGCTATCTCGTAGTGCCAGGGGAGCGTCTCGGTATTATCGGTGCAAATGGTTCTGGAAAGTCTACATTGCTCAATATAATGGCAAATCGAGTCGAGCCGGATGAAGGTGAAATTGAAATAGGCGAGACCGTTAAAATTGGCTACTATACGCAGGGGGATGAGGAACTGGATGGAAACCAAAGAATGATTGATTACATTAAAGAGATTGCAGAAGTCATTCATACAAAGGACGGCCAAATAATAACAGCTGAGCAAATGCTGGAACGCTTCTTATTTTCCCGGGCAGAGCAGTACAATTACATTCGGAAATTATCTGGTGGGGAAAAACGCAGACTTTATTTATTGAAAGTGCTTATGACAGAGCCGAATGTACTCTTTTTAGACGAGCCGACAAATGATTTAGATACACAGACACTTAGTGTTTTGGAAGAATACTTAGATCATTTTCCTGGTGTCGTCATTACCGTATCCCATGATCGCTATTTTTTGGATCGTGTTACCGAACGACTGCTTGTCTTTACAGGGCAGGGAAGGACAGAACTTTTTCAAGGGAATTACAGTGCCTATTTAGAACAACGTCAATTGGAGACAAGCACACCGCATAAGGCTGAAAAAACAATTGAAAAACCGAAAAAGCAAAAGAAAAAGCTTTCCTATAATGATCAACGGGAATGGGAGCAAATTGAAGATCAGATCATGGAGCTGGAAGAAAAGGCAGAAGCATTGCAGCAAGCTATTATTGATGCCGGAAGTGATTCGGAACAGGTACAGAAGCTGTATGGAGAGCAGCAAGAAACAGAAGCAGCACTGGAAAAGAAACTGGAACGCTGGGAAGAGCTTTCCATGTTAATTGAAGAAATGGAGAATCAATAA
- a CDS encoding P1 family peptidase: protein MELQKGKSNCITDVEGVKVGHVTLYEKINDQDTICTGVTAILPHSGNLFQKKTHAANAVINGFGKTTGLTQLDELGLLESPIMLTNTLSVGAVMQGTLQYMLEQNEDIGVSTGTINLVVGECNDGYLNSIRLQAVKAEHAIEAIKKASTEPVQEGAVGAGKGMACFEYKGGIGTASRIISADDVHYTIGCLVLSNFGKREQALFANWNKANLDTPDGSIMIIIATDAPLYDRQLKRLASRSAIGLGRTGSTIDHGSGDIAIAFSTAATYEHNSNHTTESMSFIRDDHPVMGQLFQGVIEATEEAIIRSLKHAETTVGRRGRKLKKAPL, encoded by the coding sequence ATGGAGCTGCAAAAAGGAAAATCAAATTGTATTACAGACGTAGAAGGTGTTAAAGTCGGACATGTAACACTTTACGAAAAAATTAATGATCAGGATACGATATGCACTGGAGTGACAGCTATTCTCCCGCATTCAGGCAATTTATTTCAGAAAAAAACACATGCTGCAAATGCAGTGATTAATGGTTTCGGAAAAACAACTGGCCTCACGCAACTTGATGAGCTTGGTTTACTGGAATCACCCATCATGCTAACCAATACCCTCAGTGTTGGTGCCGTCATGCAAGGAACCTTGCAATATATGCTTGAGCAAAACGAAGATATTGGTGTAAGCACCGGGACAATTAACCTTGTTGTCGGCGAATGTAATGATGGTTACTTGAATTCCATTCGGCTGCAAGCAGTAAAAGCCGAACATGCCATCGAAGCCATTAAAAAGGCGAGCACAGAACCTGTACAAGAAGGTGCTGTTGGCGCTGGTAAAGGCATGGCATGCTTTGAATATAAAGGCGGAATCGGTACCGCTTCTCGTATCATTTCAGCAGATGATGTCCATTACACCATCGGTTGTCTAGTATTAAGTAATTTCGGCAAGCGGGAGCAAGCACTGTTTGCAAATTGGAATAAAGCCAATCTGGATACTCCTGACGGCTCCATTATGATTATAATTGCCACAGATGCACCACTTTATGATCGACAATTAAAGCGTCTAGCCAGCCGTTCAGCAATTGGACTTGGCCGAACTGGCAGCACCATTGACCATGGAAGCGGCGATATCGCCATTGCTTTTTCCACGGCAGCAACATATGAACACAACTCAAATCATACTACTGAATCAATGTCCTTTATTCGCGATGACCATCCAGTAATGGGACAGCTTTTCCAAGGAGTTATCGAGGCAACAGAAGAAGCAATTATAAGATC
- a CDS encoding redoxin domain-containing protein, giving the protein MKRIISALLSIGVFFSIAGLAAADNVGTESGQKAPDFKLMTNDGEMVQLSDFKGKRVLLNFWATWCPPCREEMPDIDRFYKDKDVIVLAVNITNMEMNQKTVDEFIATYGLTFPILMDEEGQVSQLYRISPIPTTYLIDSGGIIRQRIYGAMDYEQMVTEYEKME; this is encoded by the coding sequence ATGAAAAGAATCATTTCGGCACTGCTGTCTATTGGGGTTTTTTTTTCAATTGCAGGGTTGGCTGCAGCCGATAATGTTGGGACAGAATCTGGTCAGAAGGCACCTGACTTTAAATTGATGACAAATGATGGTGAGATGGTTCAACTATCTGACTTTAAAGGAAAACGTGTACTGCTTAATTTCTGGGCGACCTGGTGTCCTCCATGCCGTGAGGAAATGCCTGATATCGACCGGTTTTATAAGGACAAAGATGTCATAGTACTTGCTGTTAATATAACAAATATGGAAATGAATCAAAAGACAGTCGATGAATTCATTGCGACATATGGACTAACATTTCCGATTCTAATGGATGAGGAAGGACAGGTATCGCAGTTATACAGAATAAGCCCAATCCCTACAACCTATCTGATTGATTCGGGCGGAATTATCAGGCAACGTATATATGGAGCTATGGATTATGAACAGATGGTTACTGAATATGAAAAAATGGAATGA